The following DNA comes from Hordeum vulgare subsp. vulgare chromosome 3H, MorexV3_pseudomolecules_assembly, whole genome shotgun sequence.
CCATGTACATGACGGCGGCGGCGATGGAGTCGGGGTTGTGCCTCACGTCCAAGTTCTTGTCCAGCCTCCGGGCCGCCTCCAGCGCGGTGCTCACCTCCTGGTCCCCCATCCGTAGCAGCGAGCCGAAGCGGCGCAGGTAGTCGCCCGCCCGCGCCACGGCGCcgatcatcatcatctcccccgccgcctgcccgccgtcctcctccctGAGGTAGCCTTTCATGAACTTGACGAGCCTCCCGATGTCCTTGACCCCCGCCGTGGCGCTGTCGCCCGTTACGGACGCCAGCTCCTTGAACGTCCGCGGCGTGCCCTcggcgcggcacgccacgtggaggCAGGCCGCGTAGAGCGCCTGCCGGTTCCGGCACCTGCTGCCCGCCCTGGGGAACGCCTTGccgttctccagcttcctgagcaCGTCCCTGGCGCGGTCCTTGACGGCCGCCGTCAGCTCCAGCCGCGCTGCCATGTCGTCGATGCAGTGGAGAGACTCGGCGACCGACCTTTCGGGCACCGGCCCCACCGCGCCGCGCATCCTCGGCGCACCGCCGCGGCCGCCCCGCGAAGTGCCTGCGCCGACCGCGCCGCGCATCCTCGGCAGTGCTCCCACGAAAGCGCCCTCCCCCGCGTGCGTCAAGGCGTCGCCGGCCGCCTTGGAATGCGTGTCGCCTGCGGCGGGGTAGGCGACGGTGACGCCGGCGTGGGCGACGGAAtggtcgccggagccgccgatgcTGCGGCCGTCGACGCCCCCGACATGGTTGAGGAAGGTGCGCCACTCGGAGGGCCGGTCGACGTAGCGCTGGCCGAGGACGCGCGCGCACAGGGCGCAGACGGTGTCGCCGGAGGCGTGGTCGAGGGCTACCATGACGGCGCGGCGGCAGTCCGGGCAGTAGCGCATGGAGTTCGCGACGTCGCACATTGCTGCCGCTGCCGTTCTCTCACGGTAGGACTGAATTAATTGGTTTCGGGTTTGTGATTCTCGGTCGGTTGATTGGGGTCTCGGCATCGCGTGATGGCCCCTTTTATAATCCGTAGACGTAAGTGATAAGGTCGGCGGGGGCTGCGGACTCGAACTCGCCCCATCTATCATCCTCGGGTGTTTCCTGATCCAGCACGAGCGTTTCTTTCCGATTCCGACTGGGAAACAAGTGCCGAGAGAAGGAGACCCACCTACATAGTACATACTGCCCTGCCCCTTTCATAGGGTCTGGGCTTCGGTGCAGTAGAATCTCAGCCTTGGGGGTGCCGCATTTCAAATTTTGAAGAAAATACGCTATGTACAATATAATTTGGTCTAAATATTGTCATAATCTTGCCAAACAGTCTTAAAATTGTAATAATTTGTTTGGTATCTTGCATTAATACATAGTATCTTTTGTTTGTAATTTTGGTGGTGGCATGGCACCCCCTCCCTTAGATAGGAccctccttcggtggtgatggtggtcatGGTAGCGAGGAATAAATGTTGTCCATCCGATGTGGTGGTCCCCTTCAGTGTTATCGGTGAATGATCTTGAAGACGGAGTTTGCGTCATCTCACACTTCTGACTTTGGTCACTCCTGGAATGTGCCAAAACTGACATACCGCGTCATGGTGATTGGTTCATCCTATCAATGGATTTGGATGTACGTGTAGAGTCTTTGGGCTGCGCCGACGGTGGAGATGGATTTTTGTCCTACCCTTCCCGCTTCTTCCGGACCGTAACGGGGTCAGGGTTTGCACGTGAATGAAAAGGGTATTTTGTTTGGTATTTTGAAACGGTGAAAGTCTAGCTCAATCATCTCAAAGCTGCCTTCATCACGAACGCGTCCATTCACCTATAGCGTTATTGGATCACTGCTCCAGAGGCTGAGCTAGACTTTCTCTCCTTTAATTGGACCCTACAGGTCCAAGTGCACACATGGCCAAGAGAACATACTATGATCCGTAGAGTACATTACCTATGTATATCTCCATTGTAAAAAAACTATGTATCTCTATTCCTAAAGGAGCAGTCCGTATGTCGTTGTTCCTTCATTCGCACTCCCATCGATAGAAGCCCCCCACAGATTTTTTCCAATGCTAGCCCATGCTCCAATCGATTTTCTATCCAACGTGAGTGtggcagcccgatgccgacgttccagaagattcccccctttattccgttttcgtcgtgtgggtattttcttttgtcgcatcatcatcgcatcatgcgcatcatcagtattgcatcggcatctccgttgccgcccgttttcaaaacttgcatccgttgttagttgccggttctcgtcgttgtccgttctgagcccgaccgcacacgcacgcgcccgcggcatcatcaaaccttgttttaaaagtgtgcgtaaaactttctctgattgggttgaaacttggtgtgcggtcttattttaatataggtagtctgcctcccaattttcgtcgcaatcagagtccgtctggtacccgaacggtcgtctgtagcgacaccgtcttcggttatttgtCGGAcgattttcggtgttttaaaaatcgcatTGCCGCGCCACACCGCTTCCCTCTCTTcctcggctagcctactctacacgttcACTTAGACAACCCCACGTTCGAGTttgttcgattccgatcgcgtgggcgaaaacggggccagattcggataaccctagcccgttTAGTCTACAAATAGAGACCTAGcctccaaaccctagccgccacctcgtGATCCGTGCCCACCTACCCCCAGCCgccgcactctctctctctctcctcagcGCCGCcgtcgggcccgcgagcccacgcaaggcccgccgagcccatatgGCCGCCGCCCCCCGATCTGCACCTCCCGAGCTGCAGCTCCTCCGGCCGAAGTGCTCCTCCCGCCGGCCCCGCGCCACACCGCCGCATCCCGCCGGCAACCGAAGCCCGAGCGCTGCCGGAGCAGGTCCCGCCGGCCAGATCGGACCTCGCCGCCCCTTCTCCTCcggcttctctctctctccctctaatctctcctctctctctctctcccgcaggATGCCCCATGGCCGTCATGGGAGCTGCCCCGAGCTCGCTTCCTGTGGAGCCGCGCCGACCCCGTCGCCGGCCGGATCCTGGTCGGAGGGCCCCGTCCCTGGACTCCCCCGCCGCCAGGGgagcctgccgccgccgccaagtCTGGTGCCTCGTGCAGAGGCACGAGGAGGACGAAGCCCCCGCTCGCTGTCCCGTTGACCGAGCCGCGACGCCCCGTGGGCCATGCCACCGACCCCAGCTCGCACATGGGCCTCGCCCAGCGCCAGGCGCCAGCGGCCAAGCCGTCGGCACCGCGTGGGCCGCCCCAACTCGCAGGTGGGCCGCAGCTCGCCTCCAGTAGGCCTCGACCTGCCCCTCCTCCGTCAGGGCTAGGCCCAAGAACTAGGTGAGCCGCCCTGCCCTTATCCCTTGCGCCCGACGCGGTTTAGTTGTATATGTGCTCGTTGCCTGTTAGGCCCGTTAGGGATTTCAGCCCGGTAGAATTATTTTAGGTTTATTCGGATTTGTTTAATTTCAGAAATAGGCtatatttcaaacgcccgtagtttattatccgtGTGTCGGAATGAGGCGCGTAGCATATGGATttcatgtagttttgcgcgtagattacgttggtgcaacttgcatattttttCGAGTTAGTTTAGCGTgcctaatgcctagttttgcgtgctatctcgataggtttattgcccgtagctatttttcgcgcgtgtccgggttgctcgtatgccgtagataaaatgttcatgctctagggacccatttgccatgtattttagagtagccgatGGTATTTTTcacgtagggatttgccgctagattattttccgtgtttaggacgttCTCTCGTATTTACGCGTGACATTATTTTTGTTgtacaaccccacatattttatatgttttcggggtagaaaaatccataggatttttttgtgcaattagttttagcttttgagcaagttacttcacgcgatattttgtcatgttgccctcttgtctttttcgtaggaattattctgtgcttcgtttgaaggagttgtcaactagagagttgttcttggatgtttagtctagcccctggtaattttggttgcaatagaaatgcatgtttaggtgtggtttgcttgctctcaagttgctagaaatagtgctgatttggaggagctgaaatatttcgaagtctgaaatctgttatattttgttgctgtcttgtcttgcttctatcttgtgatatgtagctcttttgaggttggtccaatggagttacttgtagaccttgtgtttctctagcatgctgtgaattttcatgccatttgaagacctgtagcttatgattttgctgctgtcaatatgccttcagaccgagAACTGcacttcatgaagtgttattttcactaagtctggaatagtgtgtgagatgccattttgtgtcttctttccctagtgatccttgctgccatgctagttgttgttagttgtttgtagtagtgcttcttgccctctttcgtgtcatgccttgcttgagtttatcggagttgtgtagcccgtagttgtggggcgtagaaaatgctatgtggctgattttggcagattgtagtgatatcttgttttgctcgtagttgttgaaccgtagctccgatttgatcgtgtcctgcatgaaacttgcttaggatctcgtgtagtttcattttctcttgctggttgtatgttttgaagtgcttgtgacagtcgttgcacacatattgcattcatgccatcatatcttgcggtgcttgtatcttttgatccgtagctccgttggagatgttctctatgtgtaaattgcttgtaacgatgcatagaatcacgtgaacctatttgttttgctgtttaacaaccaattaaatgtgttagttcagatctggacataattgtaaattaacatgtgaggtcgtttcggagatgctatatgtcatttccgacctcacttaaaatgcctagataggtagattaattgcgcttcacctcttgccatgtttaatcacatttaatattgccgtgtatctaatcgggatagaactaaataattaacgtggagtttcgtcgatatgcaactcgttgcatattgaacttcacttaatgtgtagtgtttgagtgttgtgaattgccatgccgtgacttgcatgtattcagctgctcatgcatcatttgtgttgtgcatcgtgtggtgaattccgtgtgttgatttgtgtttccggtttgcttcgtctcgatagagttccgcagcgtgccggattgtgaggacccgttcgactacatcggttcgtctgcttcacggaggcattcttcttccaagcgggatctcaggcaagatgaccatttccccagataccattactatcattgccatgctagttttaatgcttctatcgattatgtctcgttgcctaccacatgttaaatatcagcctctctacaatgccatgaaaccttcaacctgttcaacctagcaaaccactgattggctatgttactgcttgcttaaccctgtgttagcgttggtagttgcaggtgcagttgcttccatgtgttaacatgggcccCTTGtcgtatcaccatattaatgctatttaatttaatgcacctatatacttggtaaaaggtggaaggctcggcctttctagcctggtgttttgttccacctttgcccccttacatttcggctaccggtgttatgttccataattgagcgctcctaacacgatcagggttgttatggggacccccttgataattcgttttagattaaagctggtctggcaaggcccaacattggtactacatttgcctaataaccttataaaaattgcatagggactttccggaccccgaggataatttaatcaactccccgggccagtgctccgcatgagtgttggtccacccacctaacagttggcggtgccacctcggggcaactcgaggtttggcaaccgtccactatgcatagacggtgtgtcctgagaacgagatacgcggctcctatcgggttcgtcgacacaccgggtggccttgctagattagttttacctttgacgagatatcttgtgcatcgggattccggtgatgctttgggtaatctcagagttgaggttttccactagggaatccgacgagatcgcgagcttcgtgattgaggatttctatgcggcttgtggtaatttgtgatggactagttggagcacccctgcagggttaaatcttttcggaaagccatgcccgcggttatgtggcaacgtggaaactttgtttaacactggttctagataacttgaagttaacttgatTAAAAtattccaactgtgtgcgtaaccgtgactgtctctttcgtgagttctttctccgatcgaggacacggtggggttatgtctgacgtaggtaggtgttcaggatcattcatttgatcctcagtagttcacgtccgttatgagtagatcttccccctctttattcttgtactcgtaagtttagccaccaaatatatgcttagccgctgctgcaacctcaccacttatccatgcctgacctaataagctttgctagtcttgatacctttggaaatgagattgccgagtcccctgtggctcacagattactacaacaccagttgcaggtacatgtaaatgttacttgacgcgagcggttgattgttcatttggagttgcttcttcttcttcttcttcaccgatctaggatgggttcgaggccggcagcctgggatagcaaggatggacgtcgttcttcttttctcgtttgttttcgtccgtagtcggaccctgctcttactcttgatgattatgtaatgtactgatgtgactctgatgtagcttgtggcgagtgtaagccaattctattatatatctcttctttttagtacatgtacttgtgacgatatccattcttgcgacacgacgagatgcgcttctatccctcatgaggcccccatgccaaattgaggatagggtcgcatcttgggcgtgacagtgagCCTCACCGGTTTTTATCTTCCGGTTTTCTCATCCTTTCCTGTAGAGGGAGGTCGCACCGCCGCTGCAtgattcctcctcctccactcaactcctcctcctctccgctgcCTAGGGTTTGCTCAGCGACGCGGACAAGAACCACATTGGGTGCGCTGGTGGCCGCCCATGCATCGGCAACGTCGGGATCCATAGTGAAGGGATGCTGCTAGTAGAGTTGCCCCGTCCATGTAATCCACCGACGCCACGAATAAAGGGACTACGTACATCTTCAATCCATCACAAAAGGAGGGCTCGATCCATGGCACCGCTACCCATCGATCTGCTTCTCGACCGTCGCCGTGGTGCCCCCCCTGCTTTGTGATGTCTCCTTTACAACCACGGTGCCGCTTCCGTATCACCCAtgcccgccccctcctctccccaccGACGCCTCTCTTCACTGTCAACTGTCGGCCTTCTTTGACCTTCCAACTGCAAATGATGTAGCTCGCCAGTTTAGACTAGGTATGAACTCCTTTCCCACATGTACTCCTCATTCTCTTCATTCTTTTACTCATCCTATCTGCATTAGTCGTCGGCAGCAACAATGCTCGCAGAGCGGCGCTCGTGTTCATGGATGGATGTTGAAGCGGATGTGGCCAGGCTTGGCAACCTTGACGTCCAATATTCAGTGCTACCCTCAAAGAGGTGCTTGCCTTCCCGCTCGTAGCCAAGCCTCCTATCATGCTTTTTGTCACGACACacatcctcatgaaaggacttaggtgtggagccatcgcaactatgtggcaacttgagaggggttggtcgaatcgagagacgcgagtttacctaggttcggcccctctgatggaggtaaaagcctacatcctgtttgtgtttcattgatgaagatgatgatctcgattacaagggtgcggaatcgctacctctagtctcgagggtttctaatctgtctatctaataatttgtcttgtctagacctaacttgacctgtccctcttggggtgccaTGCCCCTTCTTATATAGGTTGAAGGGGTAGGCTtacatagagtcctactaggacttgGACTAGCTTTTCTTGGAgggaattcctcctcttcttgggccttctctatgAACCTCCTTCGAGGCATCTCCATGAACTGCCTTATGTCGTCTCGCACattgggccttgggcctcatcgCCCAAGTCGATCCGACGAGCGGGGTGACCCACGAGCCACCAGCTGATGGGCGGAGTCATACCTCCTGACCGGGACATACCTCCTGGCAGGTTAAACCGtgaggtatatccccgacattagcccccaggttagcttgaatttattcatggtaagctcctgaaataagaatagtaAATATGTTAAGGGATCGGCTTGCTCCTTGACTGGCTTATTCCAATGAAGTGGCTCCTCAAAAATCCTGGTGTCTTCGAGTTGTCTTCATAATCATCTTGTTGGTCAGGGTCCTTTGCAATGAAACATTGGGAATAAAAACACCCATATGtcgttgagtcggcctccaatgctttggcttgatgaaaatattgGAGACAAGAAAACCATATGACAACCTGTAAGGGTTTTTTATCTTCACCACCTCAAACATTAAAGGCTCGCATATGCAGTTATGTTCATCCCCCAAAAAATGACATTGAGCTTAACCCGCCCTACTGGGTAAGCTTATTTTCCACGAATAATGCTATGAAAAAACGTGTCAGAAGTTTGCAAACTGTTATTTGTGAAGGTTCATCCGCCGGAGAGTGTCgtaatataatatgttgatgctgtttCCTCCCTCCATGAGGACCTTTGTGAAGGTATAACCACCAACCTGAGGCGCCACCGCCAAGGCTAGATCTCCTCGGTTATCAACCCGGggagggtgatcctctctgctgcaAATGATTTGTTGCTCAGACCAGTTGTGGTACTTAGGGACTGTCGGCTAGACCATATTAATGCGTTGCTGCTTGCGCTTCTTGTCTTGTTTGCAAGTGTTGGTGATAAAAATGTGGTATTGACCATTATTCAGCTGCTTAGGGTTGCTTTGAAACACATATTGATTCTTATGCTGCTAATTGCCCTCATCAGGATGCTGCCCATTGCTAGTGTTTCCTTGGTGCTGAAAACCCAATCGAGAGCCGCCTAGTTCTTTGAAACCTGATCCTGAGAACCCGTCAAGCGAGCCGCCTTGTGAGCCGGTTTGACCATACTGACCCGGATGTCCCCCCCTTAGCCCCCTGGTGACTCTAGAAGGCTTGATTCCAGAACTCCTACATAATATAACAATTCTCCCATGAGTGAGTAGATGGCTTGTCTTTGGTACTATGCTTTGGGCAAGGCGCCTTGAGCGCTTCCAAATAATTGCGCGACTTAGAGCGGCGCTGGATTTTAAACCTAGTATTGGTATTAGCCACAAATTCTAACCCGCCCTCAGTGATAAGGAGCATCCCTTGATCATCCCCATGGACACCACACCAGCTACAAGTGGACCCATGACGAGAGCCCGTGCTCATGCCATTGAAAACGAGATGACATCTCTCTTTGCTCACATATCATTTGATCCACTCGAGACATGGTAGCTACCTCAAGTGGAGACCCTTTGCATACTCAGGTACTCGGAAGTTGATCACACAAAGAGCacaaagaaggagaagcagctGTAGCTGAACGCCCCAACGGCCAGACGAATGAGCCTGGCCGAACGTCCGAGCCGTCCCAGCGTTCGTACGACCGACGCCTCGAGCCGCCCAAGTCCTCCATCCACACCGCCCGGACGACTGGCCATGCCCCGACCAAACCGTCCGCTCGTACTTCGGGACCTGCCAATGACCGAGCCACAGACAACCGATGTGCCGCAGAATTCTGACACCCTTTCTCCCAAATCAGAGTCATCGGACGACCGGACCCAGCTGGACGCCCGAGCCCCTTTGAGCCTCCGGACGTCTGAAACCTCTCGGGCGACAGAGCCGTGTCTGCATGCAGGCTGTTGGGCCATGGCCCATGTACCCCCTATATCGCCTTGGACTATAAATAGAACACCTCCTCTTCCTTTATATGGTTAGCTAATAGTTAGACAACCATTTGTTGAGCTTAGCTCCATCTACTATCCTCCTCCCATGAAGAtgtcctccatgtgagaagatccaTAGTGATGCCAAGGCCCCTAATCTAGGAAAGATCCCCTCGTGGATACAAGGTCCCTCTCGTAGGGAAGACTATCGTTACGTGTATCCTTTCGTTGACTTTGGATCGCGTATCCCCATGTTTTTTATGTagatctagtggatgtgtgatttcaggattgttcttgagttcttgtgtttctcttgattatcctctctttcccctccaagtgtgaaaagatCGACCACCACGGTTGTGCCCAGTATCATATTGGTATCATGAGCCAGGTTGATTCACACCTTGGAGTCTCATCCCCCACTTTCTAgccaatttttctttgctttaatCTAATTTAGAAAATTCCCACAAAAATAGCCATACCAAAATTTCTTGGATTCGTTGGATTTGAAGAGATTTTGTTGATTTTGATCCATGAATTTCGTTGTGGACAAGTGGATCTACCATTTCCCCACCATCACACCCTTTACACCGGTCAAATAGCCCGAATTTTACGAATTCTTCAAATTCCGCCTCGAGTTCATCCGCTGGCCAGTCCACAGGAGTCGGACGATTGAGCCGCCCGGACGTCCGGAA
Coding sequences within:
- the LOC123440708 gene encoding transcription initiation factor IIB-like; the encoded protein is MAARLELTAAVKDRARDVLRKLENGKAFPRAGSRCRNRQALYAACLHVACRAEGTPRTFKELASVTGDSATAGVKDIGRLVKFMKGYLREEDGGQAAGEMMMIGAVARAGDYLRRFGSLLRMGDQEVSTALEAARRLDKNLDVRHNPDSIAAAVMYMAIERAGAGKSIRDVSTATGVSEGTIREIYYKDLCPHGNMLFGQ